One stretch of Brachyhypopomus gauderio isolate BG-103 chromosome 10, BGAUD_0.2, whole genome shotgun sequence DNA includes these proteins:
- the LOC143525361 gene encoding uncharacterized protein LOC143525361 has product MLMLTTHLRSSMTTSALFRISIRRRFTWLQVILITYILLTVSHVFFQHVNIPTRGDNTLDRVYTNIKDAYRAVPLPHLGLSDHISIMMAPAFHPHLRRSRPTQKTITVWPSDADAVLQDCFGCTDWQVFRDAAESEGELHLEEYTSAVFGYISKCVEDVTTTKTVTCYPNQKPWLNAEVRSLLKTRDAAFRSGDSLELRRARRGLDTGVKRAKASYAQKIQEHFSSQDPRSMWKGIKCITDYKIKNARCPNDPSLPEALNKFYARFEDLDTRPLQH; this is encoded by the coding sequence ATGCTAATGCTAACAACGCACTTAAGGAGCTCCATGACAACATCAGCTCTCTTCAGAATAAGCATCCGGAGGCGTTTTACGTGGTTGCAGGTGATTTTAATCACGTACATCTTACTGACCGTCTCCCACGTTTTTTTCCAACATGTGAACATTCCAACACGCGGAGACAATACACTAGACCGTGTCTACACCAACATCAAAGACGCATACAGAGCcgtacccctcccccaccttggCCTCTCAGACCACATATCCATAATGATGGCCCCCGCTTTCCACCCCCATCTGCGACGCTCCAGACCCACACAGAAGACCATCACAGTGTGGCCTAGCGATGCAGATGCTGTGCTGCAGGACTGTTTTGGCTGCACGGACTGGCAGGTCTTCAGGGACGCTGCTGAGAGTGAAGGGGAGCTACACCTGGAGGAGTACACATCTGCTGTCTTCGGGTACATCAGCAAATGTGTAGAAGACGTCACCACCACAAAGACCGTGACCTGCTACCCGAACCAGAAACCCTGGCTGAATGCAGAGGTGCGTTCCTTGCTGAAAACCAGGGATGCTGCCTTCAGGTCTGGTGACTCACTGGAACTCAGGAGGGCTAGAAGAGGGCTGGACACAGGAGTCAAAAGAGCTAAAGCTTCCTATGCTCAGAAAATCCAGGAACATTTTTCATCCCAGGATCCACGGAGCATGTGGAAGGGCATTAAGTGCATCACAGACTACAAAATCAAAAATGCACGATGCCCAAATGACCCCTCCCTGCCGGAAGCCCTCAATAAATTCTACGCCCGCTTTGAGGACCTAGACACCCGCCCCCTCCAGCACtag